The genomic DNA CCCGTACACCGCGCCACCGTCGTCGATGAAGGCCTGCAACGCCGACTCCATTCCGGTGCGCCGCACGACATCGAGCAGGCGGAAGGTGTTGCCGCCGCCGATGTGGACGCCGCTGTAGCCGGGAAGACGTCGCCCGAGCCCGCTGCCCGTACCGTCCCAGACGTCGATCTCGGCGACGCCGAACGGACCGAGCACGCCGGAAAGCCAGTCCAGGCAATCGGTGTAGGCGGTTTCGGCCGGATCCACGGCGACCGGCCAGTACGACAGCCGCCCGGAGCCGAGCGCCGCCGCGAAAGCGAAATCCAGGAGCGCCGTGTCGGCGACACCGCCTCCGCCCGAGAGGAAGATCGAGCC from Catenulispora sp. MAP5-51 includes the following:
- a CDS encoding Type 1 glutamine amidotransferase-like domain-containing protein, with product MAGSIFLSGGGGVADTALLDFAFAAALGSGRLSYWPVAVDPAETAYTDCLDWLSGVLGPFGVAEIDVWDGTGSGLGRRLPGYSGVHIGGGNTFRLLDVVRRTGMESALQAFIDDGGAVYGTSAGAALLGADISTIAHLDPDPYDTTDTRGLDRIAGHGVFVHHRPEDAPLVRDWVRQNQKPAVALHDRAGAVVTDGRLTAVGYEPVWIFRADGTEALSVKPGESIELRC